From the genome of Streptomyces xanthophaeus:
GGCCACCGCCGCCTCTGCGTCGGAGCTCGTGCCGAACGTGGTGACGGCCAGGAAGGTACTGGTGCGGTGCAGCCGCCCCCAGGGGTCACCCCGGTACCCCGAGTGGGCCGCCACGGCGGCCATCGCGAGCGGGTGCAGGGACTGGAGCAGCAGGGCGGCCAGCCCGCCGACGAACATCGACGCGTCCCCGTGCACCCGCCGCACCGGCCGGTCCGGTGCGAACCACCGGGGGCCGGGCGTCGTGTGGATCCGCGCCCTGTTCCGGGGCCCGTCCGGCCCGGCGACGCGCAGGAAGACCGCCTCGCCGGCTTGCCGCCTGATCCGCTGGACCGTCGTCGCCCTGGTCATATGTCCAGTATGTGCCGGACCGGTCCCGGACCCGGCCCAGGTCCCGCGCGCACCGCAGGCGCCGGGCCGCGAAACCGGCCCGGCGCCTGCGTCATCGGCACGTCCTCCGGCCGTGGATCACAGCCAGCGCGGCGGGATGATGCCGTAGTAACCGTCCAGCAGCCGCCGGTAGTCGGTGCTCTCCAGGTGCTCGTCCCGGATGAACTCCGGGGCGTCCTTGACCTGTTCCCTGGTCAGCCCGACCCGGATCCGCTTCTCCTCCACATCGATGCCGGTGACGGTACCCGCGGGGAGGAGGACCTCCTTGCCGAAGATCCACGGGCCGGTGTCCACGACCAGATAGGCCGATCCCGCCTCGTCGGAGTGTTTGTCGACCTTTCCGATGCTGCCGTCGGCCGCCTCCACCTTGTAACCGGACAGGTCCACGTCCTTGATGCGGTCAACGGTGACGCGGTAGGCCCAGACGTTGTCGGACATGACTGGAACAGCTCCCTCCATCGATCCCGTGTCGTCACGGCGCGTCTGCCCGGCGTGGCCGCGGATACACGTCCGCCCCCGGATCCGGGCTGATGCCCCGTGAGACGGAGCCGGGGCAGGGCCTGGTGGGGCGAACCCCGGCGCCGGTCCGCGGCTCGGAGCTACGCTCCGCAGATGGAACGCGCAGAGGTACTCAAGCGAGTGATCGGCATCCTCACCGACGCCCAGGACATCCGCCGCGCCGCGGAGGCGGGGGAAGACGACGGGAACGGCGAGGCCGGGGAGGACGGCGCCGGGGCGCCGCCGACGGCCGGCGTGGCCACGCTGCTCCTGAACGAGATGCTGCCGTCGATCAGGGTGCCGGCCGACGCGACCCCGCAGCAGGTGGCAGCCCTGGTGGCGGAGGCGCTCGGGCCGGCCCTGCACACCATGGTCTCGGGCTTCAGCCTGGCGTTCACGAGCCTCGCGATGGTGCACGACAGCGGGCGGACCGACATCTCCTCGATCGGGGTCCTCCAGGAGCTCGCCCTGGAGATCGAGGCAGGGACCTACGACGAGGGCCCGTAGGACCTCGCCGTCGCTCCCTGCCCCGCGGCCGCCCGGCTCCGGCCGGTCCGGCGGTGCGGCCGTCGCGCCGCCCGGCCCGACGCCGTCGCTCCGTGCCGTCACGCCGTCCCGTTACGTCACGCCGTCCCGTTACTCCGCGTCGTCGTCGCCCGAACGGGTCGTCTTCCGCTCCTGCCGCCGCCTCAGTTCCTCAGGGCTCTTGCCCTCGACCCGCTTGCTGGCCTCGGGGTGTACCGGGTCCGGACCGGGGTGCTCCTGTGCCTGCTCCGCACGACCCTCTCCCGACTTCTCATGCCTGTCGTCCTTGCCCTTCATGGCTGTCTCTCCCTCGCGCTCGTGGATCTCACCGACCGGGACCGCCCCCGGACGCCCACCACCTGCCCGCGAGCGGCCGGGTCGCCCTTCTCGTACGGCCCATCCTGGGCCGATCGGGGCCCGGCGGCCACGCCATGCGTCATCCGGCCCAGCAGCGGGAAGGCGCCCCGCATGCCGGAAACGATCAGCAGCCTCGCCACCCGGGTCGCACGCCGCCGCCGTGAGCCGGTCGCCGTCCAAGCCCTGCGGTCCACCGCCGCCGCCGTGATCAGCTACGTCGTCGCGCTCCGCCTGAGCAGCGAGCCGAGCCCGCTGACCGCCCCGCTCACCGCGCTGCTCGTCGTCCAGGTCACCCTCTACTCCACCCTCACCACCAGCATCCGCCGGGTGAACTCCGTGGTCGTCGGCGTGCTGATCGCGATCGGCTTCAGCGCCCTGGTCGGTCTGACCTGGTGGAGCCTCGGCCTGCTGATCCTCGCCTCCCTGGTCGTGGGCCACCTGGTGCGCGTGGACGAGTTCGTGCCCGAGGTCGCGATCAGCGCCATGCTCGTCCTCGGCGTCACCCAGGTCGCGGACACCGCCTGGGACCGGGTCCTGGAAACGGTCATCGGTGCGGTGGTCGGGCTGCTGGTCAACCTGCTCCTGGCACCACCCCTGTGGGTCGGCCCGGCCGGCGCCGCGATCACCGACCTCGCCGGGCGCATGAGCCGGCTGCTCGACCACCTCGGCGAGGAACCCTCCGGACCGGCCAGGGTCGAGCAGGCCGCGGCCCGGCTGCACGAGGCACGCCGCCTCGACAACGACATCGCCCAGGTCGACGCCGCCCTCCGGCAGGCCGAGGACAGCCTCCGGCTCAATCCGCGGGTCAAGGAGGGGCTGCTCTTCAGGCTGGTGCTGCGCACCGGCCTGGACACCCTGGAGATCTGCGCGGTCGTACTCCGCGTGGCCTGCCGCACGCTGACCGACCTGGCCAAGGCCCGCCCCGACGGTCCGCTCTTCGACCCCGCGACCGCGGCCGCGCTGGGGCAGGTGACGCGCCACACGGCCATCGCGGTGGAAAGCTTCGCACAGCTGATCACCGCACAGGTCAGCGCCAACGCGGAAGACGCGGAGGCCCGCCTGACCGGTGAACTTGCCGTCGCCCGGGCCCACCGCGACCGGCTCGCGGTCCTGATGCTGGCCTCCGCCCGCGAGGACCCGGCACACTGGCAGCTGAGCGGCGCGCTGCTCAGCGAGATCGACCGGGTCCTGGACGAGCTGGGCGTGGACAAGCGCTCCCAGCGCCTGCTGGAGGAACTCGACCAGCACACCCGCACCCGGCGCAGGCGCTGGAAGCCGCTGCAGCGGACGCGGCAGGACCGTGGGTGAGGGAAGGCAGGGTTCATGGTGCACGTACTGGGCAGCAGGGTTCTGCTGCGCCCCACGGACCCCGAACGCTCGCGCGTCTTCTACGGCGACACCCTCGGGCTGGCCGTCCACCGCGAGTTCGGCACCGGCCCCGACCGCGGCACGGTCTACTTCCTCGGCGGGGGCTTCCTCGAACTGTCCGGCCGCGCCGAGGCCCCGCCCGCACCGGGCCTGCGGTTGTGGCTCCAGGTCGAGGACGTGCGGGCGGCGTACGAGGAATTGCGCGGCCGGGGCGCCGAGGTGGTGCGACCCCCCGAGCTCGAACCCTGGGGTCTGATCGAGATGTGGATCGCCGACCCCGACGGCGTGCGGATCGCCGTGGTCGAGGTCCCCGCCGATCACCCCCTGCGCTTCCGCCCCTGATCGGCAGGACGCGTTCTAGCGGGCGCTCCCGAGGTCGCGGTCGGACTCGGATCCTTCGAGCATCAGGGTGGTCTCCTCGATGCGGCTGAAGCGGCCGTCGGACGCGAACTCGCCGAACAGGTAGACCTCGGTGCGTACCGTCGAACCGTCCGTCTTCGTGACGTGGACGGTGTGCCGGTCGGCGTACCTGCTGCCGTCGTACAGCTCCTCGTGGACCTCGACACGGCCGTGGTCGACGACGGTGCGCAGGTGGGCGATGTGCTCGATGAAGCCGGCCCGGTCCGCCCACCGGCCGTCCGTGCGCTGACGGTATTCCGGGGCGAAGTGGCGGTCGGCGGCCTCCTGGACGGTGAGGTCGCGGTTGAGGAGCAGGTCGGTGAGGGCGGCCGTGATACCGGTGCGCGTCATGGGACTGCCTTTCGATGCGTGGCGGATCTGCAATGCGTGCGCGGCGCACGCTCTTGGAGAACCGTAGCAGTGATGCGTGCGCAGCGCACGCTATTCTTTCTGTCGTGGACAACGAGACCGGGAACGAGATCGCAGACGCGCTGGGCATCCTGCTCAAGCGCACGACCCGCACGCACCTGCACCGGCGGCTCACGGAAGGCATGGGTGAGGCCGTGGACGACGTGACCTACCCCGTGCTCAGCGCCCTGGCCCGGAGCGGTTCGCGCAGTGCGGCGGACCTGGCCCAGGACGTGGGGGTCGACCGTTCCGGCGTGACCCGCCGCGCCTCCCGGCTGGAGGCCGCGGGACTCATCCGCCGCGAACCGGACCCCACCGACCGGCGCGCACACCTCCTCGTCCTGACCGACGAAGGGCGGCTGGTCGTCGCAGAGCTGCGTGCGCGCCTGGCGGACCACATCACGGCGAGCCTGTCCTCCTGGCCCCCGGGCGAGGCCCAGACGTTCGCCCGCCTCCTGCGCCGCTTCACAGCCGAAGGCCCGTTCGTCTAGGGAGTGTTAGCTTCCTCCCCGTGATGGAACACCAGGACGGGACCAGGGCGGCCTACGACGGGGTCGTCGAGCTCTACGCATCGATGTTCGCCGGCCGGCTGGAGGCGCAGCCGTTCTCGCGGGCCATGCTCGCCACCTTCGCCGAGCTGGTGCGCGGGACGGGGAACCTGCGGACGGCCGATGTCGGGTGCGGGCCCGGGCATCTGACGGCCATGCTGCGTGAACTGGAGCTGGACGCCTTCGGTCTCGACCTCTCCCCGGGCATGGTCGGCCATGCCCGGCGGGCCCATCCGGCGCTGCGGTTCGACGAGGCACGGATGGAGGCCCTGCCGGTCGGGGACGGCGCCCTCGGCGGGGTCCTGGCCCACTACTCGATGATCCATACGCCGCCCGGCGAACTGCCCGCACTGCTCGCCGAGCAGGCGCGCGTCCTGGCGCCAGGGGGCCTGATCCTGGTCTCGTTCTTCGCGACCGACGGACCGGAGCCGGTCCGCTTCGACCACAAGGTGACGCCCGCCTACAGCTGGCCGGCGGACCGGTTCGCCGAGCTGCTGGCCGGGGCCGGGTTCACCACCTTCGCCCGGCTGCTGCACGACCCGGCCTCCGAGCGGGGGTTCCTCGACGCCCACCTGCTGGCCCGCCTCGACCAGGGCCCGGGAACGGACCGCCCGCCGGCGTCACGGCGGTCGTCCGCGGTGCAGTCCGTGGTGTAGTCCGCGCATCGGCGGAACGAATCCGATCAGCGGTGCGGACCGACACGGCGAGGCGTCAGCCGAGGAGCCCCGCACCGGCCGGTGCCGTCAGCCGTTCCAGCTCCTCCAGGCGCTCGCGCGACTCCTGGTCCAGCGGCACGTACGTCACGAGCCTCGGGCCGGTGCGCGGTCCGAGCCACAGGTTGTTGTGTTCCAGGTACAGCATGCCCACGTGCGCGTTGCGGATGTACTTCGACTTCGCGACCTGCCCGCCGACCACCTCGTGGCGGGCCCACAC
Proteins encoded in this window:
- a CDS encoding class I SAM-dependent methyltransferase, with amino-acid sequence MMEHQDGTRAAYDGVVELYASMFAGRLEAQPFSRAMLATFAELVRGTGNLRTADVGCGPGHLTAMLRELELDAFGLDLSPGMVGHARRAHPALRFDEARMEALPVGDGALGGVLAHYSMIHTPPGELPALLAEQARVLAPGGLILVSFFATDGPEPVRFDHKVTPAYSWPADRFAELLAGAGFTTFARLLHDPASERGFLDAHLLARLDQGPGTDRPPASRRSSAVQSVV
- a CDS encoding MarR family winged helix-turn-helix transcriptional regulator, with protein sequence MDNETGNEIADALGILLKRTTRTHLHRRLTEGMGEAVDDVTYPVLSALARSGSRSAADLAQDVGVDRSGVTRRASRLEAAGLIRREPDPTDRRAHLLVLTDEGRLVVAELRARLADHITASLSSWPPGEAQTFARLLRRFTAEGPFV
- a CDS encoding FUSC family protein, with protein sequence MPETISSLATRVARRRREPVAVQALRSTAAAVISYVVALRLSSEPSPLTAPLTALLVVQVTLYSTLTTSIRRVNSVVVGVLIAIGFSALVGLTWWSLGLLILASLVVGHLVRVDEFVPEVAISAMLVLGVTQVADTAWDRVLETVIGAVVGLLVNLLLAPPLWVGPAGAAITDLAGRMSRLLDHLGEEPSGPARVEQAAARLHEARRLDNDIAQVDAALRQAEDSLRLNPRVKEGLLFRLVLRTGLDTLEICAVVLRVACRTLTDLAKARPDGPLFDPATAAALGQVTRHTAIAVESFAQLITAQVSANAEDAEARLTGELAVARAHRDRLAVLMLASAREDPAHWQLSGALLSEIDRVLDELGVDKRSQRLLEELDQHTRTRRRRWKPLQRTRQDRG
- a CDS encoding PRC-barrel domain containing protein encodes the protein MSDNVWAYRVTVDRIKDVDLSGYKVEAADGSIGKVDKHSDEAGSAYLVVDTGPWIFGKEVLLPAGTVTGIDVEEKRIRVGLTREQVKDAPEFIRDEHLESTDYRRLLDGYYGIIPPRWL
- a CDS encoding VOC family protein — translated: MVHVLGSRVLLRPTDPERSRVFYGDTLGLAVHREFGTGPDRGTVYFLGGGFLELSGRAEAPPAPGLRLWLQVEDVRAAYEELRGRGAEVVRPPELEPWGLIEMWIADPDGVRIAVVEVPADHPLRFRP
- a CDS encoding nuclear transport factor 2 family protein; protein product: MTRTGITAALTDLLLNRDLTVQEAADRHFAPEYRQRTDGRWADRAGFIEHIAHLRTVVDHGRVEVHEELYDGSRYADRHTVHVTKTDGSTVRTEVYLFGEFASDGRFSRIEETTLMLEGSESDRDLGSAR